The Coriobacteriia bacterium genomic interval GCCGCCGAGACCCTCGGCATCACGATCGAGATAGCTGGCGCTCCTGAGTCCGACGAGGAAGATGCTGTCGAGGGCGCCGAGGAGGCCGCTGACGAGGCTGTCGCCGAGGCTGAGGTCGCCGAGGAGGCCGCTATCGAAGCCGAGGTCGCCGCTGAGGTCGCCGAGGAGGCTGCCGAAGAGGCCGAGGCTGTCGCCGAAGAGGCCGTCGAGGCCGCGGCCGAGGCCGAGGTCGTCGAGGCTGGCGACGCGGCCGCCGCCGACGAGACTCCTGCTGCCGCTGAGGAGCCCGCCGAGGAGACTCCCGCCGAGGAAGCTGCCGACGAGGCTGCCGCCGAGAACCGCGGCGAGTAACTGCTCCACAACGCACGCAACCGGGGCCGGGAGGCGCGAAAGCGCTCCCGGCCCCGCTCTTTTCCGAGGTTATCGCAACAAAGTGTGGGCTTTGCTCGGCCATCGTGATACGGATAGTGCATGCGAGTAGTCGTCATCACAGGAGGCATCGGAGCCGGCAAGAGCACTGCGTCGGGATTCTTGCGCGACAAGGGCGCGATCATCATCGACGCAGACCTTGTCGCGGCGCAGGTTCTGCAGAAGGGCTCGCCCGTGCTCGCGCACGTGGCCGAAGCGTTCGGCCCGGACGTCCTGCTCGCCGACGGCAGCCTCGATCGCGCGGCTCTTGCGCGTCTGGCGTTCGCCACGGCCGAGTCGACCGCGCGGCTCAACGCCATAGTGCATCCTGCCGTTGCGCGCGAAATCGGACCTGCCGTCGCCGATCTGCGGCTGATGCCTGCTCCACCGTGCGCGGTCGTACTCGAAGTGCCGCTTCTGGCCGAGGCGCCGGTCTTCGCGCAGATCGCCGACCTCGTCGTGGCGATCGTGGCCCCGCAGGAGCTGCGAGTTCAGCGCGCGATCGCGAGCGGGTTCTCGGAGGCCGATGTGCGTCGGAGGCTCGCGGTACAGGCGAGTGACGCCGAACGCGCGGCACTGGCCGATGTCGTGATTGTCAACGATGGATCGCTCGAGAGGTTCCTCGGCGAGCTGGAATGGGTGTGGCATGAGCGGGTGGCGGAGGGCGAGGAGCGGTGAGCCGCACAACGCCCGCCAAGTGGGCCTTTCGCATCGGAGCGCTGGGCGCCGTCGTCAGTCTGGGTGTTCTGACCGCGCTGTTCTTGCGCGGGCCGGCGTTCTGGCAAAAGCAGTACTACCCGCTGCACTACCAGTCGCAGATCGCCGCATCTGCTGCCCGTCACCGGGTTAGCCCCTATGTGGTCGCCGCTGTCATCAACGCCGAGTCGGGATGGAAGCCGGGCATACACTCATCGGTGGGTGCCGTGGGACTCATGCAGGTAATGCCACAGACGGCGCGCGACCTGGCTTCGGGAGGGATCGTCGATGCCAAGGAGTTTCCGCCGAGCGACTTGACCAGCCCCACGGTGAACATCGAGTACGGCACGGCATACATCCGCTACCTGGTGAATCGCTACCACGAGATCGAGACCGCGCTTTCGGCCTACAACGCGGGCCTGCGACACGCAGACGCGTGGGCGAAGCAGGGCGGCAATATCCGCGCGGCCATAGAGTTCCCGGAGACTAAGGCGTACGTGCCCAAAGTGATGCGTGGCCGAGACCGCTACCAGGCCCTGTATCCCACGAGCTTCAACTAGAAGACGGAGCACCATCAAGTGACCAAGAACCTCTTCAGGGTTGTCTCGCCCTTCGAGCCGGCCGGAGATCAGCCCAAGGCGATCGCCGAGCTGACCCAGGGCGTCAACGAAGGGCTGCGCTACCAGACGCTTTTGGGAGTGACCGGGAGTGGCAAGACCTTCACGATGGCCAAGGTCATCGAGCAGGTGCAGAAGCCCACGCTCATCATGGCGCCGAACAAGACGCTCGCGGCGCAGCTCGCCTCGGAGATCAAGGACTTCCTGCCTGACAACGCGGTCGTCTACTTCGTGAGCTACTACGACTACTACCAGCCCGAGGCCTACGTGCCATCGACCGACACCTTCATCGAGAAGGATGCGTCGATCAACGCCGAGGTCGAGAAGTTGCGCCACGCCGCCACGGCGGCGCTGCTGTCCCGCAAGGACGTGGTGGTCGTGGCCAGCGTGAGCTGCATCTACGGCATCGGGTCGCCCGAGGACTATGCGGGCATGGCCGTCTTCCTGGGCCCGGGCAAGAGCTACGATCGCGACGACCTGATCCGCGACCTGATCGAGATCCAGTACGACCGCAACGACTACGACCTGACGCGCGGCACGTTCCGAGTGCGCGGCGACGTGCTCGACGTCTTCCCTCCGTACGCCGATCATCCAGTGCGCGTCGAGATGTTCGGCGACGAGATTGTCAGCGTCTCTGAGGTAGACCAGCTCACTGGCGAGGTGCTCAACACCTTCGAGGAGCTGCCCGTCTGGCCGGCGACGCACTACGTCACCGAGCGCACCAAGCTGCAGGCTGCACTCGGCACCATCCAAGAGGAGCTCACCGCTCGGCTGGCCGAGCTGAAGCGCGACGGCAAGCTGCTCGAGGCGCAGCGCCTCGAGATGCGCGTGAACTACGACCTCGAGATGCTCGAGACGATGGGCTTCACCAGCGGCATCGAGAACTACTCGCGCCACCTCGACGGCCGAGCACCTGGCGAGCCGGCCAACACGCTCATCGACTACTTCGGCAAAGACTTCCTGATGATCATCGACGAAAGCCACGTTACCGTGCCGCAGATTCGCGGAATGCACGAGGGCGACCGCAGTCGCAAGATCACGCTGGTCGAGCACGGCTTCCGCCTGCCCAGCGCGCTGGACAACCGGCCGCTGCGTTTCGACGAGTTTGAGGCGCGCGTGCCGCAGTTCGTGTACGTCTCGGCGACGCCCGGCGACTACGAGCTGGGCATCTCGCAGCAGATCGTGGAGCAGATCATCCGCCCGACGGGACTCATCGATCCGCAGATCGTCGTGCGGCCCGTGAAGGGCCAGGTCGACGACTTGATCGGCGAGATCAAAGAACGGACCGCGGCAGGGGAGCGCACGCTCGTCACCACGCTGACCAAGAAGATGGCCGAGGACCTGACCGACTACCTCTTCGAGCAGGGAATCAAGGTGCGCTACTTGCATTCGGATATCGCTACGCTCGAGCGCGTCGAGATTCTGCGTGAGCTGCGAATGGGCACGTTCGACGTGCTGGTGGGCATCAACCTGCTGCGCGAGGGCCTCGACCTGCCGGAAGTCTCGCTGGTGGCGATCTTGGACGCCGACAAGGAAGGCTTCCTGCGTAACGGCCGCTCGCTCATCCAAACGATCGGTCGCGCGGCGCGAAACGTCTCCGGCCAAGTCCTGATGTACGCCGACCGGACGACCGACTCAATGCAGTTTGCTATCGACGAGACCAATCGCCGCAGAGAACGCCAGGTCGCCTACAACACCGAGCACGGCATCGAGCCGCAGACGATTCGCAAGGCCATCGCCGACATCGTGCAGTACATGCACGAGGGTGAGTCGCAGGCCACCACCGCCGTCGAAGCGGCGCGTGAGCTCTCCAAGCTGCCGCGTTCCGAGGTACTGCGGCTCATCACGACGATGGAAGAGGACATGGCCTCGGCGGCCAGCGCTCTGGACTTCGAGGCCGCCGCGCGACTGCGTGACCAGGCCGTCAAACTGCGCGCGGAGGTCGAAAAGACTTCGACCGACGAGGTGCTCGACCGGCTGAAGGCTGGGGCGCGCAAGGGCTCGGGCTACGGGAGGCGCAAGCGCAAGTGAGTGCCGAGCGCGTATCGGCGACGTTCGAGCTCCCCGCCCATGGGGGGACGGTTCACCGCTGCGCGCAGTGCGAGTCGCGCCTGTGCGCGCGCGTCGAGGAGGTGCCGGGCGTCCTTCGAGTGGAGTGCGAGGCGGCCGGCCCGATGCGCGTCGAGTTC includes:
- the coaE gene encoding dephospho-CoA kinase (Dephospho-CoA kinase (CoaE) performs the final step in coenzyme A biosynthesis.), which codes for MRVVVITGGIGAGKSTASGFLRDKGAIIIDADLVAAQVLQKGSPVLAHVAEAFGPDVLLADGSLDRAALARLAFATAESTARLNAIVHPAVAREIGPAVADLRLMPAPPCAVVLEVPLLAEAPVFAQIADLVVAIVAPQELRVQRAIASGFSEADVRRRLAVQASDAERAALADVVIVNDGSLERFLGELEWVWHERVAEGEER
- a CDS encoding lytic transglycosylase domain-containing protein; amino-acid sequence: MSRTTPAKWAFRIGALGAVVSLGVLTALFLRGPAFWQKQYYPLHYQSQIAASAARHRVSPYVVAAVINAESGWKPGIHSSVGAVGLMQVMPQTARDLASGGIVDAKEFPPSDLTSPTVNIEYGTAYIRYLVNRYHEIETALSAYNAGLRHADAWAKQGGNIRAAIEFPETKAYVPKVMRGRDRYQALYPTSFN
- the uvrB gene encoding excinuclease ABC subunit UvrB, with protein sequence MTKNLFRVVSPFEPAGDQPKAIAELTQGVNEGLRYQTLLGVTGSGKTFTMAKVIEQVQKPTLIMAPNKTLAAQLASEIKDFLPDNAVVYFVSYYDYYQPEAYVPSTDTFIEKDASINAEVEKLRHAATAALLSRKDVVVVASVSCIYGIGSPEDYAGMAVFLGPGKSYDRDDLIRDLIEIQYDRNDYDLTRGTFRVRGDVLDVFPPYADHPVRVEMFGDEIVSVSEVDQLTGEVLNTFEELPVWPATHYVTERTKLQAALGTIQEELTARLAELKRDGKLLEAQRLEMRVNYDLEMLETMGFTSGIENYSRHLDGRAPGEPANTLIDYFGKDFLMIIDESHVTVPQIRGMHEGDRSRKITLVEHGFRLPSALDNRPLRFDEFEARVPQFVYVSATPGDYELGISQQIVEQIIRPTGLIDPQIVVRPVKGQVDDLIGEIKERTAAGERTLVTTLTKKMAEDLTDYLFEQGIKVRYLHSDIATLERVEILRELRMGTFDVLVGINLLREGLDLPEVSLVAILDADKEGFLRNGRSLIQTIGRAARNVSGQVLMYADRTTDSMQFAIDETNRRRERQVAYNTEHGIEPQTIRKAIADIVQYMHEGESQATTAVEAARELSKLPRSEVLRLITTMEEDMASAASALDFEAAARLRDQAVKLRAEVEKTSTDEVLDRLKAGARKGSGYGRRKRK